In Chaetodon trifascialis isolate fChaTrf1 chromosome 4, fChaTrf1.hap1, whole genome shotgun sequence, one DNA window encodes the following:
- the atp1b1a gene encoding sodium/potassium-transporting ATPase subunit beta-1a, whose translation MSGNKDSDGGWRTFLWNSEKREFLGRTGCSWFKIILFYVIFYACLAGIFIGTIQALLLTLSNYKPTYQDRVAPPGLSHTPRSEKSEISFTLSKEDTFQKYTNSMRIFLEQYDSMRQTDNQKFEDCGDTPQSYRDRGSLENDSGQRKACRFPRSLLGSCSGESDPYFGFKEGKPCIIVKLNRIVNFRPRAPSSNDSLPGPLQAKAQPNLIPIFCKNKRDEDEDKIGEIKYFGLGEGFPLQYYPYYGKLLHPQYLQPLVAIQFSNITLNEEVRIECKAYGANINYSEKDRYQGRFDIKLTVNS comes from the exons ATGTCGGGGAATAAAGACAGTGACGGCGGATGGAGGACATTTCTGTGGAATTCGGAGAAGAGGGAGTTTTTAGGACGAACGGGGTGCAGTTGGT TTAAAATCATCTTGTTCTACGTGATATTCTACGCGTGCTTGGCTGGAATTTTCATCGGGACCATCCAGGCGCTGCTGCTCACGTTAAGCAACTACAAACCCACCTATCAGGACAGAGTCGCCCCACCAG GTCTATCACACACACCACGCTCAGAGAAATCTGAgatttctttcactttgtctAAAGAGGACACATTTCAGAAGTACACCAACAGCATGAGGATTTTCCTCGAACAGTACGATTCCATGCGTCAGACTGATAATCAGAAATTTGAAGACTGTGGAG ACACTCCTCAGTCATACAGGGACCGTGGAAGTCTGGAAAATGACTCAGGACAGAGGAAAGCTTGCCGTTTCCCGAGGTCTCTGCTGGGTAGCTGCTCAGGGGAGAGTGATCCCTATTTTGGCTTCAAGGAGGGAAAGCCGTGCATCATTGTCAAGCTCAACAGGATTGTCAACTTCAGACCAAGA GCTCCCTCCAGCAACGACTCCCTCCCAGGACCCCTGCAGGCCAAAGCACAGCCCAACCTGATTCCCATCTTCTGCAAGAATAAG agggatgaggatgaagacaaGATTGGAGAGATCAAGTACTTTGGCCTGGGCGAAGGCTTTCCTCTTCAGTACTACCCGTACTACGGCAAACTGCTGCACCCCCAGTACCTGCAGCCTCTGGTGGCCATTCAGTTTTCCAACATCACTCTTAACGAGGAGGTGCGCATCGAGTGCAAAGCATACGGAGCAAACATCAACTACAGCGAGAAGGACCGCTACCAAGGACGCTTTGATATTAAGCTCACAGTCAACTCGTGA